The sequence below is a genomic window from Mycobacterium sp. ITM-2016-00316.
GGCGGACTGGTCACCGCGGCTCAGGACGGCCACCGACTGGCTGGCGCGCGCCCACTGCAATGCCTCGGGCACCGACCGCGCGCCGACGGCGAGCAACACATCGCCGATGACCGGGCCGGTCTCCTCGGTCGCCTCGTGCAGCACCACGCTGCGCAGCACCGCCGCGCGGGGTATCGCCGAGGTGCACAAGCGCACGCCGTAACTGCCCAAGACGTTCACCAGGCGGTCCAGGGTGACCATGAGCGGCTCCTCCGTCGTGCCGGATGCCCAGCCTAGTCAGCGCCGAGCAGCCTGATGCGCAGCCGGTCAGGGGTGATATCGCCGCCGCCGTCGAGGTCATCGGCCAGTGCCTCGGCCCGGTCGATCAACCCGGCAACTCCGATGCCGTGCGGGGCGGGAAGCTCGATCGGACGCAGCCGCCCGGCAGCCCGGCGCAGCAGCTTGGCCGCACCCGATCGGTTGCCGCGCTGCACATGGGTGATGCCGACCGCCAGCTGCGCCAGCCCCTGCCACAGCGCGCGTTCGGAATCGGGGCCGTCCTTCCACGCCGATTCCAGCACCTCGTGGGCGCCGAACGCCTGCCCGCGGTCGAGGAGGTCCTGGGCGTAGCGCAGGGTCTCGGCCGGGGACAGTTGTAGATCGTCGGGGATGCGCGGCACCCCGGTGCTGCCATAGGGCAGTGGCCGGCCCAGCGCGTCGCGGGGCCGGGTGTTGCGCGGCCGTCCGGTGTCGTCGC
It includes:
- a CDS encoding DUF309 domain-containing protein: MGSDAERDRDDTGRPRNTRPRDALGRPLPYGSTGVPRIPDDLQLSPAETLRYAQDLLDRGQAFGAHEVLESAWKDGPDSERALWQGLAQLAVGITHVQRGNRSGAAKLLRRAAGRLRPIELPAPHGIGVAGLIDRAEALADDLDGGGDITPDRLRIRLLGAD